A window of Alkalinema sp. FACHB-956 genomic DNA:
GTGTGAATCTGTCGTGTGAATCTGTCGTGTTCGTTTTCCGCTGGGTCAGGTTCGAATCTTCTCTCAGCAAATGGCAATCTATGGGACGTTTATGTATCCGGTTTTAAATTTTCTCCTGTTCCTAAATTACTCCGTCCTAAAATGAATTTGGGTTGATTCTCTTCACCATCACAGTCCCGTAACCGTCGTGGGGGATAAACATTCTTCACAGCGAATAAATGCTCAATCCAGTTCTTCAGTTTTTCCGATCGCTGCGTGTTATTCACACCCGCTTTGAGATGAATCCAGTCATAGTATAGCTTTTCAAAAATCGCCATGTTTTCCGCACTAATCCAGCAGATTTTGGGCAGAATATGGGCCGGAGTTTCTTCCCGAATCACCTGCTCTGCAAAGCGCCGAAAGGCCATATCACTAAAGCGACTCCCGTAATCAGGCAAAATAATATGAATGCGATAGGAATAGGGATCGGCTTCGGCACAGTCGGTACAATTGCTATCTACACAAATCGGTAAAAACGGATCAGTTTCTTCCTCGGGTCGGAGCAGAATATTCTCAATCAAATACATCCCTTCATCGCTGTAATTGACCTGGAGATAGTGCAGCACTTCATCGATCGCCTGATTCATCTGATCTTCTGTGTCAAAATACTCAATACGCCGTGCCACGACTTCGCCTGCATCATCAATCACATTGAAATAATGCTTGGCGTTGCTGCTGATTTTTCGATCGTAATTTGCCGGGGACAATGCAAACTTAATCGCCCGTTCCATGGCTTGTCGGGCAAGCACCTGCGTTTCATAGTTGCGACTACTGCTGAGGATAATGGCTAAGGTATCCCGGTTGCGAATGCGAAAACGGAATTCATTTTCAGGAGTACTGTCAATTTCAGCGTAAATGTCGTAGGCAATGTCTCCTAAATTCCGGCGTTTGTAATTTTGAATTCCTAAAAGCTTGGCTAGACGCTTCTCTAGGCCAGATACATTTTCGCTATTCCATAAATCACCTTCCCCTTGTAGCGTATAGTTGTAGGCCAGCGATCTCTCACGACTGATTTCCGGGTAATGCTTTAAAAAGTCACACTTATAACGAATCAAACTCTCTGGACTGGTACCAAAGGCTGAATACAGCGTGTAGGCCAGATCATGGAACTGTTCTGCAAAACGGGCAATTAAGTGATCTAAAAATCGATTGCGACGATCGAACCCTGAACGCTGCTCCTGGTCGTCCTGCTGGGTTTGCAGCGTGCGAATGACTTCAACGGGATCACGATCTTCTGTCGTATGATAAATGGTTTGGTAATTTGAAAAAGAATCGACCACTTGATAGAAATAGGTACGGCGTAATTCCGGATCGATCGAAAATAAATCCTTCACATGGTGCAACTGGGCGAAATAGTTGGCCATGATTTGATCGAAAAAGAGTAAATAGGCTTTTAACTGGTAGGCCAACGCTTTGCGGGTTGAATCTGCATTGCTGGGTAAACCCTCCTGACTCAAACCATAAATCGCTGGGAAATGGTTCTGAAAGGAGTAATAGCGATCGAGGCTGCGGGGATTGCCTGGAGGAATCGGTAAATCGTCGAGGGTAATGGCTTCGGCCTTCACCGTCACTGCTTGCGTCAGCTCGGTATAGAGACGATTCACGCGATCACGGTTGGTCACTACGGGCATCTGCCGTTTGTAAAAGACCAGCCGAGACTGATCGCGATCGAGTAGAGCTTTGTGCTGGGCTGCAACGGGAACCACCCATTTCGTTGCCAGCGGCACCTCCGTTCCAGCAGGATTGATTACAATGTCCCGCACCGCCTGTACTCCTGGAATATCCATCACGATGCTAATCACATCCGAGAGACGAATTTCTGTGCGTAGTTCCGCTTGGGCTAATTCCCCATCATCAATAAAACCGCAATTTAATGCAGGGCCATCGAAGATTTCATCGATCGTATAGGGTGTACCGTCGGTCTTTTTGCGGGATAGCATTTCACTCAGGCGATAGTTTCTCACGCCGGGGGCAAGATACTGCTGGACTTGGAACCAAATTTCCGCATTCACTTTGGCGACATCCGCATCCGGTGTGAGTTCGAGTTCGGCACATAGTAGAAAATTCTGTGTTGTAATTTCTTCTAATGCAATGAAATCCTCACAAAGATTTCGATTGGCCTGTAAGCATTGCCAAACTGCTTCCTGAATAGCCTCTTTTTCAGCATTGGTATTAATCCCATCCATGTACTCGATCGTGACTTGATATAAGCCTGCTAAGTTTACAGGAAGGGTTCGATCGATCTCTGAAGGGCCATACTGAAGCTGCTTTTGAACGAGGTTGGCGTAATAGGTAATGGTTGTAGGGTTGATCCAAGCATTTTTGACGCCGGGTAAATCAATCAGCAACTTCCGGTAGTCTAAAACGGTTAGGGCGCGGTTAGGCAGAATTTGTCGTGCAGTGAAAAAAGTGTCATGATTGAGCGCAGGATCACTGGCTAGGATATCCGCGATCGGGAAAGATGCGCGATAACTCAAATCCGTGAGGGCATAACACAATAATTCTAAGGTCGTGATTCCAGGATCGTGAACGTTGTAGTCCGTCCAAATCCGCTGTGCTAGTTGCTGCACCTGCTGTAAGCCTGCTGCATAGAGATGTTGATGATCTAGGGCCGCAGGGCGATTATGTTTTTGCGGAATGGTCAGTTGAGACAACATAGTTCATGAACCTGATTCAAAATGGGATTCGACAACCAGAACAAGTCAACTAATTACGCAACGGGATGAATGACATGACTCACATCAGAAACAAGAATGGTATCTGGGCGTTCAGGAGAGACCTCACTGACATCAATCAAGTTATTGGTTTCACCGCTATAGGTATAAACCTTAAAATCAGTTAAATAATCCACATAGGGGAGTTCCTCCACAAAATCCAACAGAACCGATTTATAAACCTTGCCCCCAAAGGAAATCGGACGATCGGCATCAAAGGCCCAGGGGGATAGGAATTCCTGTAAGGCTTGCTGTAATGCTTTTTGGTAAAAGTTAAATTCATAGCCGGGACGAAATTGCACTCGGCAATCCACTTGGATTTTCTGATAGAGCGGATTTTTCACCTGAACTTTGACCTGCATCCCTCGTCGATCGTTGACGTAATCCGTAATTTGTTGCAGCGTTACGGCATCAACCTTGGGTTGCAGGGGATTGGCTGCATTCTGGTTGTGTAGATCGGGAACGACAACGAGTAACACATTGCCCGGTGCCAGCCACACACCATCCTTGGCATGGGGAATACATTTCACTTGATGAATCTGGGGAAAGGCTTCCAACACAA
This region includes:
- a CDS encoding diguanylate cyclase, with product MLSQLTIPQKHNRPAALDHQHLYAAGLQQVQQLAQRIWTDYNVHDPGITTLELLCYALTDLSYRASFPIADILASDPALNHDTFFTARQILPNRALTVLDYRKLLIDLPGVKNAWINPTTITYYANLVQKQLQYGPSEIDRTLPVNLAGLYQVTIEYMDGINTNAEKEAIQEAVWQCLQANRNLCEDFIALEEITTQNFLLCAELELTPDADVAKVNAEIWFQVQQYLAPGVRNYRLSEMLSRKKTDGTPYTIDEIFDGPALNCGFIDDGELAQAELRTEIRLSDVISIVMDIPGVQAVRDIVINPAGTEVPLATKWVVPVAAQHKALLDRDQSRLVFYKRQMPVVTNRDRVNRLYTELTQAVTVKAEAITLDDLPIPPGNPRSLDRYYSFQNHFPAIYGLSQEGLPSNADSTRKALAYQLKAYLLFFDQIMANYFAQLHHVKDLFSIDPELRRTYFYQVVDSFSNYQTIYHTTEDRDPVEVIRTLQTQQDDQEQRSGFDRRNRFLDHLIARFAEQFHDLAYTLYSAFGTSPESLIRYKCDFLKHYPEISRERSLAYNYTLQGEGDLWNSENVSGLEKRLAKLLGIQNYKRRNLGDIAYDIYAEIDSTPENEFRFRIRNRDTLAIILSSSRNYETQVLARQAMERAIKFALSPANYDRKISSNAKHYFNVIDDAGEVVARRIEYFDTEDQMNQAIDEVLHYLQVNYSDEGMYLIENILLRPEEETDPFLPICVDSNCTDCAEADPYSYRIHIILPDYGSRFSDMAFRRFAEQVIREETPAHILPKICWISAENMAIFEKLYYDWIHLKAGVNNTQRSEKLKNWIEHLFAVKNVYPPRRLRDCDGEENQPKFILGRSNLGTGENLKPDT